In a genomic window of Magnolia sinica isolate HGM2019 chromosome 14, MsV1, whole genome shotgun sequence:
- the LOC131224883 gene encoding lysine-specific demethylase JMJ17-like — MAHQAKLEKVGREAFEIVDEYFGRRGKRSSHQETVQAPPQNRVKKAAGSQNPPYVEALDYNQVAQIHGGVWVDNVRECISQKKPAAIEVDVLDKLKAEMLQLSVQLPEMDMLSVLLSQIELWQVRCNEFLRGPITLKELEVVLQDADNFTVNIPELKLLRQYHSDALSWIHRFHESLVNIQDREDYNLIVEELTSILEAGELLRVHVDQLPHVKAELRKSRCREKAFKTLTIQMPLEFIQELMKEAALLQITKEKLFMDVSRVLEEASSWEESARHLLCSMGQMSEFEDALRFSFTVL; from the exons ATGGCACATCAGGCAAAGCTGGAGAAAGTAGGGCGAGAAGCATTCGAAATCGTCGACGAATACTTTGGACGAAGGGGAAAAAGGTCTTCTCATCAAGAAACAGTTCAGGCACCACCACAAAATCGAGTCAAAAAAGCAGCTGGGTCCCAAAACCCCCCTTATGTGGAAGCacttgattacaatcaagtggCCCAGATCCATGGAGGG GTCTGGGTAGATAATGTAAGGGAATGCATTTCACAAAAGAAGCCTGCTGCAATTGAAGTTGATGTCCTTGACAAGCTGAAAGCTGAG ATGTTGCAGCTTTCTGTTCAGCTCCCAGAAATGGATATGCTGTCGGTGCTACTAAGTCAGATTGAATTATGGCAAGTTCGATGTAATGAGTTCTTGAGAGGTCCTATCACTCTGAAG GAACTTGAGGTTGTTCTTCAAGATGCAGATAATTTCACTGTCAACATTCCggaattgaagcttttaaggcaGTATCATTCTGATGCTCTGTCCTGGATTCATCGTTTTCATGAATCTCttgtaaacattcaggatcgggAGGATTACAACCTGATTGTTGAGGAACTAACGAGCATTTTGGAAGCTGGAGAATTGTTGAGAGTACATG TTGATCAGTTGCCCCATGTCAAGGCAGAATTAAGGAAGTCTCGCTGCAGAGAAAAAGCATTTAAG ACACTAACTATTCAAATGCCACTGGAGTTTATCCAGGAGCTGATGAAAGAAGCTGCTTT GTTACAAATCACAAAAGAGAAATTGTTCATGGATGTTTCTAGAGTACTAGAAGAAGCTAGTTCTTGGGAAGAGAGTGCTAGACATCTTCTTTGTAGCATGGGTCAGATGTCTGAGTTTGAGGATGCCCTAAGGTTTTCATTTACTGTGCTTTAG